The genomic interval TCGCGCTCTTCGCGGCGGGTGTCGCCACCTTCGCCCTGCTCTACTCCACGCAGGCCCTGCTCCCCGCGATCTCCGACGACCTCGGGGTGACGCCGGATCAGGCGAGCTGGACGGTCTCCGCCGCCACGGGCGGTCTCGCCGTCGCCGTCGTCCCCCTCAGCGCCCTGTCCGAGCGCTTCGGCCGCCGGACGATGATGACCGCGTCCCTCTGTGTCGCCGCCTTCGTGGCGCTGCTCGTGCCCCTGGCCCCCGGCCTGGGCTGGCTGGTGGCCCTGCGCGCCGTACAGGGCGCCGCCCTCGCGGGCCTGCCCGCCTCGGCGATGGCCTACCTCTCGGAGGAGGTCCGGGCGAAGGCGCTGGTCGGCGCGATCGGCCTGTTCGTCGCGGGCAACAGCCTCGGCGGCATGATCGGACGCATCCTGGCCGGCTGGGTCGCCCAGGCATGGGGCTGGCGGGCCGGGCTCGCCGCGGTGGGCGTCCTGGCCGTGATCTGCGCGGTGACCTTCCGCGCCCTGATCCCCAAGGCCCGGCACTTCACCCCCACCACCGTCTCCCCGCGCGACCTCGCCCGTACGGTCGCCGGCCACCTCTCCGACCCGCTGCTGCGCCGCCTGTACATGATCGGTGCACTGTTCATGACCGTCTTCGGCGCGGTCTACACGGTGATCGGCTACCGGCTGGCCGAGGCCCCCTTCTCCCTCCCCCAGGGCGTCGTCGGCTCGATCTTCCTGATCTACCTGGTCGGTACGGCCTCCTCGGCGGCGGCCGGAAAGCTCGTCGGCCGCCTCGGCCGACGCGGGGCGCTGTACCTGGCGGTGAGCACGACCACGGCGGGCCTGCTGCTGACCTTGAGCACCTCGTTGACCGCCGTCCTCGCGGGCCTCGTCCTCATCACGGCCGGCTTCTTCGCGGGCCACGCGGTGGCCTCGTCCTCGGTCAGCCGCGCCGCGAAGACGGGCCGCGCGCAGGCGTCGGCCCTGTACCAGACGGCGTACTACCTGGGCAGCTCCGTCGGCGGCACGCTCGGCGCGGTGGCGTACCACTACGCCGGGTGGGACGGCGCGGTGGTCCTGGGCATGGCGGCGATGATCGGCGCGGCGTCGATCACGCTGTACGCGACGCGGATGGCGCTCGTGGAGCGCCGCCGGGTGCCCGTCCGGGCGGGTTCCGCCCGGGCCTGAGCCCCCTACGGACCCGAGGCCCCGGCCCCACGAACCCGGAGGGCCCGCCCCACCACCTGTCCTGGTGGGGCGGGCCCTTCGTTGTCCCACCCCGGGTCAGGCGGGGAACGAGCCTGTGTCGATCACGAGGTCGAACGGGCTGGGGAGGTGGATCGCATCACCGAACTTTCCGGCTTGCAGGACGCGGTAGACGTCGTCGGTGGGCTCGCCGTAGAGCGTGACGGTCGGGCCCCCCGGCGCCCACCTGTCGACAAGGAGGTAGAGCGGCACACCCGCGTGGGCATAGCCGGCAGGCTTGCTGATCCGGTCGTGGCGAGCATTGGACTTCGAAGTGATCTCCACGACGAGCTCAGCTGCCGCAGCGGGAACGAAAAGCTCGGAACCACCCGCTTCCTCGGGCGATTCGTCCACCACCGCCTCAGGAGCCACGACTAGATCGGGGATGTAAAGGCCGCTACGCGAGGGGACTGCGACGGCCTGGGTCTGGTAGATGCCCCAGTCCTCGGGAATGACCTTGGCCAGTTGGCGTTGCAGCTTCCAAGCGATGCTGTTGTGCCTGTTGGCGGGTGCTGGTGACACGGTGATGATCCCCTCGATGATCTCCACCTTGCAGCCCTCGGGGGCGTCCGTCTCTTCCCAGATACGGACCAGCTCGTCCCACTCGGCGCTGGGGCCTTCCGAACAGTCGATGGTGAGTGCGCTCATGGCGGTCTCCTTATCGGTACATCACCGACCCCAGCATGCCGAATAAGGCGGACGCCGGGCCACCGGTCCCGTTCACCCGTACGAGTCACCGCCGACCTCGGCCCTGCCCAGGCGTAAATTCCCGGCCTTCCGCCGGTACGCTATGTACCCTTCGATCATGGATATCGCATTTCGGCCGCTCGAAACCGCGGACATAGCCGCCCTGGCCGCCCTCCGGGAAGAAGTCGAGCGCACCGACCGCACAGGCATCCACTACGACCTGGCCGATATCCGCCAGGAGTTCACCGACCCCAAGCTGGACCTCGCCCACGACACGCTCGGCGCGTGGCAGGGCACCCGGCTGGTGGCGTACGCCCTGGTGTACGAGCCGGAAACCGTGCGCGGCGTGCTCCGCTTCGACACCGACGGCGCCGTCGACCCCGCGTACCGCCGCCGCGGGCTCGGCACGCGGATCGTCGACTGGATGCGCGCCCGGGCCCGCGCCCTCCACGCGGAGCGGGCCGCCGAGGTGCCCGGTGAACTGCACCTCGACGGAATCTCCACCAACGCCGGCCTGGCCGCACTGGCCGAGCGGGCGGGCTTCGCCCCCTCCCGGTACTGGTTCACCATGTCGCACGACCTGCGCACCGCCGCGCCCCTGCCGGAAGCCGCCCCTCTGGCCGGTCTGCGGCTGGCGCCCTTCACCTGGGAGTACGACGAGGCCGTGCGCCTCGCCCACAACGAGGCGTTCCTCGACCACTGGGACTTCGCCGAGGCCGACGAGGCCGACTGGCGCACCTGGAACACGGGCTCCCGCTCGTTCCGGGCCGACGTCTCCGCCGTTCTCCTCGACGCCGGCGACCACGTCGCCGCGTACCTCCTGGCCGACGAGTACGAGGCCGACACCGCGGCCACGGGGGTTCGGACCTGCACCGTGGCTCACCTCGGGACGCGGCGCGCGTACCGGGGGAAGGGTGCGGCGCGGGCCCTGCTGGCCCACACCCTGCGGGCAGCGCGCGATCAGGGTTACGACCGTGCCGAGCTCGTGGTGGACACGGCGAACCCGACCGGTGCACTGGGGATCTACGGGAGCCTGGGCTTCGTGAGTGAGCGGACGCTGGTCACGTACGCGGGGCCGCTCGGGGAGTGAGCCGGTCGGCTTTGACGGTTCTGAGGAGGGTGGCGAGGGCGGCGGGGCCGGTGGCGATGACCTGAGCCGGGTCGTCGCTCTCCCGGAGGCGTATGAGACGGCCGGGAGCGTAGGCGATCTCGACACAGTCGTTTTCCGATCCCGTACTGAATGAGGACTTGTGCCAACCAAGTTGAGACATCCGGCCACCTATCGCAGTTCATACAGGACGTGTTGAAGCAAACTCAACGAGTCCCCTGCTCCCTGCGCCTCGGGAGCAGCCGCCGGGTCGATAGGTGCAAGGGCCAGGGAAGCCAGTCGCTCAAACATACTGGCGTATTCGGCGATGCGATCGCCATCCCCGATGAAGTCCGCGCTGGTCGGGTGCTCCCGGTAGAGCGTGTCCAGCTCGGGAGCTGTACCACCGAAGAGGACGAACGAACGGGTATGGGACGGGTACGGCCCCATATCGAAAGGAAAAATCTGCACCGTGACGTGAGGCATTCGACAAATCTCGATGAGCTTCAGGAGCTGCTTCCGCATGGTGCCCGTGTCGCCGACCCGCATGCGCAAGGCCGACTCATGGATGACGGCGTGGTACGTCTCCAGCTCGGCCAGCACACGCTGCCGCTCCATTCTGAAGCGCACCCAGCGATCCAGGTTCCGGTGATCGCCTTCGATGCTGGAGAGGACACCACGCGCGTAGTCCTCCGTCTGAAGCAGCCCGGGAATGACCGACGGCTCGTGTGCACGGACCCTGGTGGCCCGGGACTCCAGTTCCACCAGATCGAGAGCTCGGCGCCCCTGGGTCTCCCTGTACTCGTCCCACCAGCCCTTACCCGAATCCTGGGCCAGCTCCATGAGTCCGTCGAAGTAAGCGCCCGGCGGGCAGTCGTACTCGCGCAGCACCATGTACAGCCGGTTCCGTGACACATCGAGTCGACCGGCTTCGATGTTGCTGATGCGGGCTCGGTCGGCGTCCAGCATCACCGCCGCCTGATCACCGGAAATCCCCGAGCGCGTACGGAGCTTCCTCAACTCCGCGCCCAGTCGGCGCTGCCGCTCGCTGGGCTGTTTCCTGGGTGCCATCGCTACCTCCTTCTCACTGGCGGCAGTCTGCCGAGGCCGGGCCCGGAGAGGCCACCGGTCCTGCCGCGCGTCACCCACAAGGGGCAACATCTGCGGCAATCCTTGCTATGAGGAAAAGGGTTTCCCTACCTTCGAAGCCTCCACCCGGCAAGACCCGGCACGGAAGTGCACCTGACCCAACGGGAGTTGGTGCGGGCAAAGCCACCGCGAGAAGCCGCCGGGTACCTCAGCACCCAGGAGCCGACATGCGCACCCACCCCACCCCGGACTGCTCCCTCGTCTTCCCACCGCACCCCGCATGGGTGCGCGCCGCCCGCGAGATCGTCCGTACGTTGCTGCTCGCGTCCCGACGAACCGACCTCACCGACACCGCCGTCGCGCTCACCTCGGAGGCGGTCACGAACGCGGTCAACGCATGCGGCGCAAAGGACTGCGACATCCCGGTCGCGCTGTTCGCGGAGTGGACGGAGACGGGACAGCTGCGCGTACTCGTGCACGACGGGGCAGCGGGGCTGCCCGTACGCCGGGAAAAGGTGTCACCCGAGGACGAGTCCGGTCGCGGCCTGATGCTGATCGCGAGCGATGCGGACGCGTGGGGCGTCTGCGCGCACGGCCCAGGGCCCGGAAAGGCCACCTGGTTCGAGCTGGGAAGGGCGAGCAAGTCACCCGTCGGCTGCACCGACTGCGACACGCTACGGGATGCCCGACGCACGGCCGTCGCCGACGGCGATCCGGAAAAGATCACCGACGCCACCATCGCCGTGCGCCAGCACTTCCGCAGCGCACACATCCTGCCGGCGGCGGCAAAGTGACCGTGACCGCTTACGCCGTCGGCCGCGTCGTGGACAGCTGCCCCCACCGTGGGGGCTGGACACACCACGGAGGCGAGTCCCGCTGCGACGACTGCGGCGTCCGCCGGTTCACGGAATACGGCGCGGTACGTCCGTCCGACCTGCCCTACGCCGTCACCCCGCCCACCCCGGCCCGTCACTCCAAGGACCGGGTGGCGGCCCTCAACATCTCACAGGCCGTAACCGACTCCCGCAGGTTCCTACCGGCCCCCTGGAGCACGGCCCGTCACGGTCATCACGAGGTCACACCGGCCCCGGCGGCGAGGACAAGGTCCCGGTAAGGCAACTCCACCGTCGGACAGTCGAGCACGTCGAGCTGCCTCTCGATCCGCTCGACGAGCCCGGCGGCCGCGTCCGGATCGGAGCCGGTGACCTCCGTCTCCACGAAGACGCCCGCCCCGGCCACGATGTCGATGGCGACCACGGCGCCGGGGTGGCCGGGGTGATGGTGGGCGGTGCGGTTCTTCGCCACGCGCACCAGGCGGCGCATGCCGATGTTCTCCAGCATCCGGTTCGCGAGCTCCTCCTGGCCGGCGGCCAGGAGGACGTTCGTCTCTTCCTTGGAGATCACCCCGTCGGCATGGGTCCGCGCGGTCGTCGGCGGCTTGTAGGTGATCTCCGTGAAGTCTCCGCGGCAGCGCACCCGCAGGCACTCCACCGTCACCAGGTAGTCCACATCGGGGCGGCTGTAGTAGACGTCCGTCTCCATGGCCGGCTCCGATGCCTGCCACCCCAGGGAAGCCAGCAGCCGCGCCAGCCCCTCCCCACCGTCCGGCAGCCGCCGCTTGCGTTCGACCTCGATCATCTTGTCCACCCCTGGTCACCTTCCTGAGTTGATCGCCGAATACACCCGGGCCAGGTTCGCCCTGCCGCACCACTGCTGAAGACAGTGCATCCCCTCTCCCAACGACCGGGGGTCGCCGGCCGCCGGTACGTTCGAGAACAGCACCAGCTGCTTCGCGTCCTTGAGGGGATTCGGCAGATTCCGCCGTAGGTAGCGGTTGTAGTAGGCCCGGTCCTGCTGGATCACATCCGCCACCGCTACCGACATGAGCACCGTCCGCTCGTCCTGCGGGGCCTCGGTGGAGCTGACCGCGAAGGCCGCCAGCAGCGCGTCGAGCGTCATGTACGCGTACGTCTCCCGGCCCTCCCGGGTCACCCAGCTCTCCCAGACCTGCGCACACTCCCCGTCACCGCTCCCGGCCAGTTCCAGGAACGCCGACAGCGCGATGTCGGTGCACTCGTCGAAGATGTCCCCGTCCACCGTGTAGTGGTCGGTGTACCGCTCGCTCAGGGCGAGCAGCATCGTCTTCTGCGAGGTGGGCAGGCGGCCGGTGTCCGTCAGCGCGTAGTGCACCCGCTTGTGCCCGCGCTTGGCGTCGATCCAGTCGGAGGCCAGCGGGCCGTCCAGATACGGGACGAACCCGAGCACTCCGGAGCGCCAGATGTGATCCCGCAACGTGATGTAGTGCCGCTGGACCTCCCGGAAGATCCCGACCGGGGCCGCGACGAGCGTGCTCGTGGCGTCGTTCAGTTCCTCGGCCGGTACGATCCGCGAGTCCTGCCGGAAGACTGTCAGGTCGGCGGAGCGGTGGTACGGGTGAGTGCCCTCCCGCAGGTACTGCGGCAGGAACATCCGCAGGAACCGCACCCACGACAGCGCGCTGTAGGTCTGCACGACCCTCTCGTGCAGTGACGGGGACTCGACCGCGTACACGTCCCGGTAGGCGAACATGCCGCCGGGCCGTAGGACCGTGGGGATCGTGCGGATCACGTCGTGCAGCCCGCTGTAGCCGTCGCCGTAGGAGTAGACCTCGTGCAGCAGCGCTGACGCGGTGACGACGTCCGCCGGCTCGCTGACGATGGCCGCGAGGTCCTGGGCGAAGCCGGTGACGAGGTCGCACGTGCCCACCTGGCCGAACTCCTTCATCGCGCGCGCCAGCGATTCCGACACCACTCCAGGAACCTCCACCACGGTGAGATGGACGTCCTTGCCCTGGTGCTCGCCCGCGGCCAGCCGCGAGGCCAGGAAGGCGACCGCCGACCCGCCACCGGGACCGATCTCCACCAGGCGCGGACCGGGAGTCTGTACGCGCTCCAAGGCGCGCAGGGCGAGGAACGCCTTCTCTTCTCCGTGGGCGTTGGCCGCGACATCGAGATAGCCGGGCGCCGTCTTGAGAGTGGTCGAGAACGTTGGGGTAGACACCTGCACTCCTTGCCCGAGTCCTTGATCAGCTGCCTCCGACCGGTCGACGGGGCGCTTGCGAGTACAGCTCAACTGCCGAGGACCGCCCATGTGTTGGCTGTAGTCCCGGTGTAGTCCCGTCCGCCCCGGCGGTAGGCTCGGGCTGTGCCCGGATGATGGGATGACCGATGTGGACCGAGTGATCCGTCACCCCCTCGCCTATGCCCGTCAGATGCGCGGCTGGTCTCAGGCCGAGCTGGCCGCACAGATCGGGACCGCTGCGGGCCGCCAAGGCCTGCGTTCCGGCGCGGACCGTCAACGGGTGTGGAAATGGGAGACCAGCCGCGCCACACCTGACGCGGATTCCCAGATGCTCCTGGCCGACGCCTTCGGCATCGACCAGGACCTCGTTCGTGTGCTCGGCTGGCCGGACTGGCTCCCCGGAGGCGACGAGACCCGTACGCTCGCCCCGCATTCCACCCCTGCCGCGCTCAGAGAGGCCATCGCAGCCCGCATGGACCGCCGAAACTTCGTCGCCTACACCGCCGTGTCCCTGACCGGCTTCGCCCACGAGTGGGCCACCGCGACCCCCGCCGCATTCGCTGCCGCGCAGCAGGGCAAGCCGGTGGACGCCGACCTGGTCGGGTCCCTGGAATCCATCAGCCGGAACCTGACCACCGCGCCGACCGCCCAACGCCAGTACACCGCCCCGCTCCTCGACGACCAATTGAAGATCGTCACCGGTCTCATCGACAAGGGCCGCTACAGCGAACAGGTAGGGGAGCGACTTCACCGACTCGCCGCCTGCCTCGCTCAAACCGTGGGATGGCACCGCTTCGACCACGGCCAGCACGCCGCCGCCGCACGGTTCTGGCACGCCGCCGTCCACTCCGCGCACACCTGCAAGGACCACGACCTCGGCTCCGGAGTGCTCTCCGACCTCGCCTACCAGGCACTGTGGCTGCACGACCCCTCCACCTCCGTGGCCGTGCTCGACCGCGCCCTGCGCCGGCCCCTGCACCCGGCGGCCCGATCGGTGCTCTACCTGCGCAAGGCCCGCGCCCACGCCGCCCTCGGCGAGGAACGCACCTGCACCCGCGCCCTCAGCGCAGCGGAGAAGAACTTCGAGGACGCGGCCGACGCGGGGGCCGCGCCCGAATGGTGTGCCTGGATGTCCCGATCCGACCTGGCCGTGGACACCGGCCGGTGCCTGCTCGACCTCGGACATGTCCGCCAGGCACACACGCTGATCCAGGACGGAACCGGGATGCTGCCGATCGCGCGGGAGAAGACCCGCGCAGTCTTCCTCGCCTACGAGGCCGAGGGCTACCTGCAAGGCGGCGAGATCGACCAGGCGGCGTACGCCGCGCACAAGGCACTCGCCATGGCGCAGCGCATCGGGGCGCCGCGCTGCACAGCGCTGATCAGCGGGATGATGCCCGACTTCAAGAAGCACAAGGCAGCCCCCGGGGTCGCACAGCTCCTCCACGAGGTACACACCGCCCACTTGTGACGGCGAACTGCGAGCACCGGCAGCGATGGACGTCACCCACCCGGATGGCCTCTTGACGGCGCGGGCGCCCTCCGGGGGTTAACCCCCGGAGGGCGCCCGCGCCGTCCCCACCTCCGGGCCGGGGGACATCCTCATGGCCCCCACCGTCCTCACGTGCGTGAATGATCCCGAAGCGGCCGGGCACCCCCGGCCCCGGCCGCCCCGCACCACAACTCCTCGCACCCGCAAGGACATTGCACACTTCCACGTGAGGCGCCGCCATGACCCCCGTACGAACCCCCGCACCCGAAACCCGCCGCAAAGCCGCCCTCGGCGCCATCGCGGCAGCCGCCGTCGCGGCGACCCTCGCGATGCCGCTGTCCACGGCCTGGGCCGCCCAGCCGGAAGCCCGTGCCGCCGGATACAGCCGCGCCGACCTCCAGCGCGGCCTGGACGACATCGTCCGCAAAGACGGCGTCGTGGGCGCCCAAGCCACCCTCGCCAACGGCCCCACCCGGACAGACGTCACCGCCGGCACCGCCGAGCGCGGCACGAACCGTCCGATGCCCGCCCAGGGCTACTTCCGGATGGGCAGCAACACCAAGACCTTCGTCGCCACCGTCATGCTGCAACTGGTCGCGGAGGGAAAGGTCCGGCTCGACGACACCGTCGACCACTGGTTGCCGGGGGTCGTCGACGCCAACGGCAACGACGGCAAGCGGATCACCGTGCGGCAGTTGTTGCAGCACACCAGCGGGTTGCCCGATTACGACGACCACCTGCCCGTCCTCGACGAGGAGAATTTCCGGAAGCACCGTTTCGACCGCTACACGCCACGCGAGTTGGTCGACATGGCCCTGCGGGAGAAGAGACTCTTCGAGCCCGGGAAGGGCTGGAGCTACTCCAACACCGGCTACATCCTCGTCGGGATGATCGTCGAGAAGGCGACGGGCCACCACTGGAGCGAGGAGGTCCGCGATCGGGTCGTCGCGCCGCTCGGCCTCACGCACACCTTCTCCGCGGGTGACCGCACCGGCCTCCCCCGGCCGTCCGCCCGCGCCTACCAGCAGTTCGCGCCCGGCGGGCCGCTGATCGACAGCACCGAGGTCAGCATGGACTGGGGCGGCTCGGCGGGCGACCTCGTCACCACCTCGGACGACCTCACGCGCTTCTGGCAGGCCCTGCTCGGAGGGAAGCTGCTGGGGCCCGCGCAGATGGCGCAGATGTTCGCCACGGTGCCGACCCATGAGGAGGACAGGGAGGTGCCCAGAGAGGCCGGGCTCGGGGTCTTCAAGACCGCGCTGAGCTGCGGCGGCGGCTACTGGGGCCACGGTGGGACCACCCTCGGGCACCTGAACCGCAACGGCTTCGTCGACAAGGGCCGGAAGGGTGTCGTCGTGATGCGCTCCACCAACCTCGCCGCGGAGGACCGGGACGGCCGTACCGACAAGCTCCTCGACGACGCCCTCTGCGGGATGAGGTGACACCAACCGGCCGTCACCGATTAACGCCCGGGCCCCGCCGTCGCGCAGGATGGACCGTATGACCGAGATCCACACCCCCCGCCTCCTCCTCCGTCGCTGGCACGACGACGACGTCACCTTCATGGCGGACATCAACGCGGACCCGCGGGTCATGCGCTGGGTGGAGGACGGCTCGACGCTCGGCCCCGACACCACCGCCGAGGCGATCGAGCGCTGGGAGGAGGAGTGGGACGACGAGGGCTTCGGGATCTTCGCCGTCGAGCTGCTGGGCTCGGGCGAGCTCATCGGCTTCACGGGCCTGTCCTGGACGGAGTTCTCCCCGGAGGAGCTGCCCGACGTGGCGATCGGCTGGCGGCTCGGCTCCCAGTTCTGGGGGCAGGGGTACGCGTCCGAGGCCGCGCAGGCCACCCTGGAGTTCGCGCTCACGGACCGCGGCCTCGACCGTGTCGTCGCCGTCATCCGGACCGGCGACGAGGCCTCCGAGAACGTCGCCCGCAAGCTCGGCATGGCCCCGGAGCGGGCGACGGTCCACCCGGTGCTCGACTTCCCGCTGACGGTGCACGCCATCGACCTCACCGAGTACCAGGCCTGAGCCGGCGGGCCGCGAAAAAGCCGGACGGGCCCGGCGGAGGAATCCGCCGGGCCCGTCCGTTCGCCGTCGGGATCAGGCGATGCGGTCCAGCACGATCGGGTTCGCGGTGAACGACGTGCCCTCGGGGGCGATCTCCACGCCGCCCTCCAGCGCCGCCAGCGCGTAGTCGTACTTCTCCGGGGTGTCCGTGTGGAGCGTCATCAGCGGCTGGCCCGCGGTGACCTTGTCGCCCGGCTTGGCGTGCATCTCGATGCCCGCGCCGAACTGGACCGGGTCCTCCTTGCGCGCCCGGCCGGCGCCCAGGCGCCAGGCGGAGACGCCGACGGCGTAGGCGTCGAGCTTGGTGAGGACGCCCGAGGCCGAGGCCGTCACCACGTGCTGCTCCCGGGCCACCGGCAGCGCCGCGTCCGGGTCGCCGCCCTGGGCCTGGATCATGCGGCGCCAGTGGTCCATGGCGGAGCCGTCGCGCAGGGCCTTCTCCGGGTCCGCGTCGGGCAGGCCGGCCGCCGTGAGCATCTCGCGGGCCAGGGCCAGGGTCAGCTCGACGACGTCGGCCGGGCCGCCGCCGGCGAGGACCTCGACGGACTCGCGGACCTCAAGGGCGTTGCCCGCGGTGAGGCCCAGCGGGGTCGACATGTCGGTCAGCAGGGCGACGGTCTTGACGCCGTGGTCCGTGCCGAGGCCGACCATCGTGGAGGCCAGCTCACGGGCGTCCTCGATGTTCTTCATGAAGGCGCCGGAGCCGACCTTCACGTCCAGGACCAGGGAGCCCGTACCCTCGGCGATCTTCTTCGACATGATGGACGAGGCGATCAGCGGGATCGCCTCCACCGTGCCGGTGACGTCGCGGAGCGCGTAGAGCTTCTTGTCGGCCGGGGCGAGGCCGTCGCCCGCCGCGCAGATCACGGAGCCGACGTTGCGCAGGACGTCCATCATCTCGTCGTTCGAGAGGAGGGCGCGCCAGCCCGGGATGGACTCCAGCTTGTCGAGCGTGCCACCGGTGTGGCCGAGGCCCCGGCCGGAGAGCTGCGGCACGGCCGCGCCGCAGGCGGCGACGAGCGGGGCCAGCGGGAGGGTGATCTTGTCGCCGACGCCGCCGGTGGAGTGCTTGTCCGAGGTCGGCATGGGCAGGGACGAGAAGTCCATGCGCTCGCCGGACTTGATCATGGCGGCGGTCCAGCGGGCGATCTCCGCGCGGTCCATGCCGTTGAGCAGGATCGCCATGGCGAGCGAGGACATCTGCTCGTCGGCGACCTCGCCGCGCGTGTACGCGTCGATGACCCAGTCGATCTGCTCGTCGGTCAGCCGACCGCGGTCGCGCTTCGCGCGGATTACGGAAATGGCGTCCATCAGCACATTTTCCTTAAGTTCGTGCGTCCTCAGTCTTCCCGGGGCCGGAAAGTGACCCGGAGGGGTTGTTTCCACAACCCCTCCGGCGCTTGAGGACATCTTTAACGATTCAGGTCGGCAGGCCCAAACGCATCCGGCAACAACTCGGCGAGCGGGCGGACGCCCGTCGTCGTGTCGACGGCCAGTTCCGGTCCGCCGTGCTCCCAGAGCAGCTGGCGGCAGCGCCCGCAGGGCATCAGGACATTGCCGTTGCGGTCGCAACACGTGAATGCGGTCAGCCGGCCGCCACCCGAGGAGAACAGCGCGGAAATGAGTCCGCATTCGGCGCACAGGGCGACCCCGTACGCCGCGTTCTCGACATTGCAGCCGGTGACGACGCGGCCGTCGTCCACGAGGGCCGCGGCGCCGACGGGGAAATCGGAGTACGGGGCGTAGGCCCGGGACATCGCGTCCCGGGCCTGCGTCCGCAGCGCCTCCCAGTCGAGGGGAGAGGTCACTTTCCTTGGCCCTTCCGGTAGGGCTTGCCGTTGGCCTTGGGCATCCTCAGCCGCTGCGCGGAGAAGGACAGGACCAGCAGCGTCACCACGTAGGGGGTGGCGTTCACGAGCTCCAGCGGGACGGTCTTGGTCAGCACGTACCAGACCACCAGCGCGGCGGCGAAGGCGGCGGCGACGACCGCGCCGCGCACCTTGCCCGCCCGCAGCTTCCAGACGGCGAAGCCGACCAGCAGCACGGCGAGGAGCAGCAGCAGCGCGTGCACGACGGGGCCGCCGGCGCGCAGCTGGAGGCTGTCCATGAAGCCGAACAGGCCGGCGCTCATCGCGACGCCGCCCGGCCGCCAGTTGCCGGAGATCATCGTGGCGAGACCGATGTAGCCGCGGCCACCGGTCTGGCCGTCGGAGTACATGTGGGTGCCGATGGCGAGGAACGCGCCGCCGAGACCCGCCATGGCGCCGGAGACGACCACGGCCGCGTACTTGTACGTGTAGACGTTGACGCCGAGGGACTCGGCGGCCACCGGGCTCTCGCCGCAGGAGCGCAGGCGGAGGCCGAAGGAGGAACGCCAGAGCACGAAGAACGTGCCGACGAACAGCAGCCCCGCGACGATCGTCAGCCAGGACACGTCGGTGACCAGGCCGTCGAGGATGCCGGCGAGGTCGGAGACGAAGAACCAGTGGTGCTTCTCGATGTCACCGAGCCAGTCGGACAGGCCGGGGATGGAGAAGGTCGGCATGTCCGACATCACGGGCGACTGCTTGTCGTTGCCGCCCGCCTGCTGGGCGTCGC from Streptomyces albireticuli carries:
- a CDS encoding MFS transporter; translated protein: MPPADTRASVVTMRSGASALSSLTSPSSSADDNKLVPGGPGYRRTSFALFAAGVATFALLYSTQALLPAISDDLGVTPDQASWTVSAATGGLAVAVVPLSALSERFGRRTMMTASLCVAAFVALLVPLAPGLGWLVALRAVQGAALAGLPASAMAYLSEEVRAKALVGAIGLFVAGNSLGGMIGRILAGWVAQAWGWRAGLAAVGVLAVICAVTFRALIPKARHFTPTTVSPRDLARTVAGHLSDPLLRRLYMIGALFMTVFGAVYTVIGYRLAEAPFSLPQGVVGSIFLIYLVGTASSAAAGKLVGRLGRRGALYLAVSTTTAGLLLTLSTSLTAVLAGLVLITAGFFAGHAVASSSVSRAAKTGRAQASALYQTAYYLGSSVGGTLGAVAYHYAGWDGAVVLGMAAMIGAASITLYATRMALVERRRVPVRAGSARA
- a CDS encoding Uma2 family endonuclease codes for the protein MSALTIDCSEGPSAEWDELVRIWEETDAPEGCKVEIIEGIITVSPAPANRHNSIAWKLQRQLAKVIPEDWGIYQTQAVAVPSRSGLYIPDLVVAPEAVVDESPEEAGGSELFVPAAAAELVVEITSKSNARHDRISKPAGYAHAGVPLYLLVDRWAPGGPTVTLYGEPTDDVYRVLQAGKFGDAIHLPSPFDLVIDTGSFPA
- a CDS encoding GNAT family N-acetyltransferase; translated protein: MDIAFRPLETADIAALAALREEVERTDRTGIHYDLADIRQEFTDPKLDLAHDTLGAWQGTRLVAYALVYEPETVRGVLRFDTDGAVDPAYRRRGLGTRIVDWMRARARALHAERAAEVPGELHLDGISTNAGLAALAERAGFAPSRYWFTMSHDLRTAAPLPEAAPLAGLRLAPFTWEYDEAVRLAHNEAFLDHWDFAEADEADWRTWNTGSRSFRADVSAVLLDAGDHVAAYLLADEYEADTAATGVRTCTVAHLGTRRAYRGKGAARALLAHTLRAARDQGYDRAELVVDTANPTGALGIYGSLGFVSERTLVTYAGPLGE
- a CDS encoding DUF397 domain-containing protein, coding for MSQLGWHKSSFSTGSENDCVEIAYAPGRLIRLRESDDPAQVIATGPAALATLLRTVKADRLTPRAAPRT
- a CDS encoding helix-turn-helix domain-containing protein, producing the protein MAPRKQPSERQRRLGAELRKLRTRSGISGDQAAVMLDADRARISNIEAGRLDVSRNRLYMVLREYDCPPGAYFDGLMELAQDSGKGWWDEYRETQGRRALDLVELESRATRVRAHEPSVIPGLLQTEDYARGVLSSIEGDHRNLDRWVRFRMERQRVLAELETYHAVIHESALRMRVGDTGTMRKQLLKLIEICRMPHVTVQIFPFDMGPYPSHTRSFVLFGGTAPELDTLYREHPTSADFIGDGDRIAEYASMFERLASLALAPIDPAAAPEAQGAGDSLSLLQHVLYELR
- a CDS encoding ATP-binding protein translates to MRTHPTPDCSLVFPPHPAWVRAAREIVRTLLLASRRTDLTDTAVALTSEAVTNAVNACGAKDCDIPVALFAEWTETGQLRVLVHDGAAGLPVRREKVSPEDESGRGLMLIASDADAWGVCAHGPGPGKATWFELGRASKSPVGCTDCDTLRDARRTAVADGDPEKITDATIAVRQHFRSAHILPAAAK
- a CDS encoding DUF6255 family natural product biosynthesis protein, producing MDSCPHRGGWTHHGGESRCDDCGVRRFTEYGAVRPSDLPYAVTPPTPARHSKDRVAALNISQAVTDSRRFLPAPWSTARHGHHEVTPAPAARTRSR
- a CDS encoding class IV adenylate cyclase, whose protein sequence is MIEVERKRRLPDGGEGLARLLASLGWQASEPAMETDVYYSRPDVDYLVTVECLRVRCRGDFTEITYKPPTTARTHADGVISKEETNVLLAAGQEELANRMLENIGMRRLVRVAKNRTAHHHPGHPGAVVAIDIVAGAGVFVETEVTGSDPDAAAGLVERIERQLDVLDCPTVELPYRDLVLAAGAGVTS
- a CDS encoding class I SAM-dependent methyltransferase, which translates into the protein MSTPTFSTTLKTAPGYLDVAANAHGEEKAFLALRALERVQTPGPRLVEIGPGGGSAVAFLASRLAAGEHQGKDVHLTVVEVPGVVSESLARAMKEFGQVGTCDLVTGFAQDLAAIVSEPADVVTASALLHEVYSYGDGYSGLHDVIRTIPTVLRPGGMFAYRDVYAVESPSLHERVVQTYSALSWVRFLRMFLPQYLREGTHPYHRSADLTVFRQDSRIVPAEELNDATSTLVAAPVGIFREVQRHYITLRDHIWRSGVLGFVPYLDGPLASDWIDAKRGHKRVHYALTDTGRLPTSQKTMLLALSERYTDHYTVDGDIFDECTDIALSAFLELAGSGDGECAQVWESWVTREGRETYAYMTLDALLAAFAVSSTEAPQDERTVLMSVAVADVIQQDRAYYNRYLRRNLPNPLKDAKQLVLFSNVPAAGDPRSLGEGMHCLQQWCGRANLARVYSAINSGR